The Papaver somniferum cultivar HN1 unplaced genomic scaffold, ASM357369v1 unplaced-scaffold_70, whole genome shotgun sequence genomic interval TACAATTCCTTTCTGGTTCCTTTCAATTAGTTAAGAATCTCTTTTAATTTGCTTACATGGGTGTCTTTTTGTAGGAGAGATAATTATGATCTCTGCAGTATTTGCGTCTCGGAATTAGGGAGTGATGCTGAATACACCAGAATAGACAAACCCATCTTTTACCGATGTCCTCGCCCGGTAAGAAGCTGGAATATTGTGTTGTGAATATAGAACTGTTCTAGCATCTAATTTTGACTTGTAGTGACAGTGTGCTTTTATTATTTGCAGCGTCCTTTTGCTCACGGTCCAGCGCCACCCAGCCCGTATCTACCGCATATCTTGCAAGGCCGCGGGAAGAAGCAACAGCTCCCATATCTCCAGAGCCATTTCATTCAAGATGTGAACATCCCAGATGGGACCCTGGTTGCCCCATTAACCCCATTCACTAAAATATGGCGTTTAGTCAATAATGGCACGATTCCATGGCCCTGTGGATCACAACTGGTATGGAACGACGGATACCAGTTCACTACTACCGGTTTAGTTTCTGCGCAGGTGAGCTTTTCTTTTagtcttctgtttttttttgcaTATTGGAATTCTGTTTGCAAAGCAAATCATGATTTATCTTAGTTTCTTATCTTGTTTGAGATTTCTGGATGTCGGAGTGAGTTGCAAGTTAGAACATAAATCTGATTCTGACTGCATCTAAACTTTCAGATTCCTGGTGATGGATGCCCTGTCGGAACAGAGCTAGACATTGCAGTTGATTTTACAGCACCAGCTGCCCCTGGACGGTATATTTCTTACTGGAGGATGATGTCACCTTCTGGTGAAATGTTTGGGGAGCGGATTTGGGTACTAATCGAGGTATATGCTACAGCACTGTATTACTTGGGAATGATTCCAGTCAGTGCTTTTATTAATGTTTCCTGTGTGGTGACAGGTTGATACTTCATTACTCGACTCTTTGCCTGACTTGAATGCTCCACCATTCAGTAATGCTAAGCCAAAAACTCAGGTTATAGACATGAACACTGTGCCTGTGGATGTCGAAGAACCTCAGAATGTGAATTCTGATAAAAATGCTGAATCAGTGAAGCCAATGgttgatgaagttatgagtgagaAAGAGCTTGATGTTGATAGACCTGTTGATGTTGATGGTTCGGGTTCTAGCAATTCAGTTGTTGTTTCTCCAGAAGTAGCTCCTGCATTGCCATCTTACCCGGTCATTGATTCCTCGGTCGTTCCACCTCCTCTACCTCCTGCAGGTACTGTAGAAGGCAATGATATCAATAACAATGTAGAGGAGTCACTTCTGAAGGAGCTGGCAGATATGGGTTTTAAGGAGATCGACTTGAACAAAGAGATCCTACGTCTGAACGAGTACAACCTAGAGCAGTCGTTGGATGATCTCTGTGGTGTTTCTGAGTGGGATCCAATCCTTGAGGAGCTCCAAGAGATGGTAGGATTTACCTTAATATCATGAAAGCCACATTTTCTTTTTCCTCTGAGATGCATCACATGTTTATATTCACTTCAATGTTGGTTTTCTTGCAGGGATTTCCTGACAGAGAAACAAACAAAATGTTGCTGATCAAGAATGGAGGAAGTATTAAGCGCGTCGTGATGGATCTCGTTGCTGGGGAGAAAACCGTGTAGAAATCTG includes:
- the LOC113343964 gene encoding protein NBR1 homolog, which translates into the protein MDSNLVIKVKYGDMLRRFTVTVNANGILDMGMAGLTAKICSLFKFNFVDDITLTYTDEDKDVITLVDDEDLHDVIGQRLNPLRINVLLKTSSGEMFDATSSGWSNPSSQQQGNQLNRINSGLNEALKSLPDPLGDVLSKLSSDLASKAVSSAPVLSELVERFAKLGMTTSQSQGNGTDLSADNKLNENAKKSSSASEAPLDPTKTTKAKGISSSTSPTSDLSFDYLSEPQNAPSGKSFAAGSSGSSTPMMIPAPNPIPQAPSAPANPNLKRVSSCGEKREKRGSGSGQPSAPNHGSPVSGMIGGNSSEAAPVAGYWGVPPFRRSYSHFDSTGRVFHKGVQCDGCGVHPITGPRFKSKVRDNYDLCSICVSELGSDAEYTRIDKPIFYRCPRPRPFAHGPAPPSPYLPHILQGRGKKQQLPYLQSHFIQDVNIPDGTLVAPLTPFTKIWRLVNNGTIPWPCGSQLVWNDGYQFTTTGLVSAQIPGDGCPVGTELDIAVDFTAPAAPGRYISYWRMMSPSGEMFGERIWVLIEVDTSLLDSLPDLNAPPFSNAKPKTQVIDMNTVPVDVEEPQNVNSDKNAESVKPMVDEVMSEKELDVDRPVDVDGSGSSNSVVVSPEVAPALPSYPVIDSSVVPPPLPPAGTVEGNDINNNVEESLLKELADMGFKEIDLNKEILRLNEYNLEQSLDDLCGVSEWDPILEELQEMGFPDRETNKMLLIKNGGSIKRVVMDLVAGEKTV